A region from the Vibrio chagasii genome encodes:
- a CDS encoding SoxR reducing system RseC family protein — translation MINKFTPYLMPMIAIITAGTLATYYIFNSVVLSFIAGILFFVGYLVIYKSTNKRSNKFNEARAKIRKAGYDSTKEPRQNQPKSGGTSKDESILPPEVLKALKVLSLDPHSTFTTRDIKKAFHTQVRLHHPDLTKGNASADATDKIVNLNSSKTTCLNYLQEFNHD, via the coding sequence ATGATTAACAAATTCACCCCCTACTTAATGCCTATGATCGCCATCATTACAGCTGGCACCTTAGCTACGTACTACATATTCAACTCGGTGGTCTTGTCGTTTATCGCCGGAATTCTGTTCTTTGTTGGATATTTGGTCATCTACAAATCGACAAACAAACGAAGCAACAAGTTTAATGAGGCTAGAGCGAAAATTCGTAAGGCTGGTTATGACTCGACCAAAGAACCACGACAAAACCAACCAAAATCAGGGGGCACCAGTAAGGACGAATCTATCCTTCCACCTGAAGTACTTAAGGCACTGAAAGTGTTGAGTTTAGATCCGCATTCTACCTTCACAACACGCGATATTAAAAAAGCGTTTCATACTCAAGTTAGATTGCATCATCCAGATTTAACCAAAGGGAACGCTTCAGCAGACGCAACAGATAAGATCGTTAACCTCAATTCTAGTAAAACCACTTGCCTCAACTATCTACAAGAGTTTAATCATGACTAA
- a CDS encoding type IV secretory system conjugative DNA transfer family protein has translation MTLEELSNLKGYQQHIDDQELALRMASIKESGEELGSSNGYIATMARLVELTDKKKELWSRLLPFESLVNVSADLNSGEAKFIVPGIVDEIQAHSVINTDADTPYVRTDDVIYQLRTQPKPVLRKPSWSDYFYDENKMVSHKPILELLPSNQEEEEVFLQAVEDGWSMGEEQAITEMRSRAIQAFVDATGMVRYINAVELNHLNKPGMIVENVGVTIQGNQMGLGTQYVSLDGLASWQSDSDQYDSPITEPRGSIRKEITSRVVNGELSIQEIEDSYIKLGMD, from the coding sequence ATGACACTAGAAGAGCTATCGAATCTTAAAGGTTATCAGCAGCATATTGATGACCAAGAGCTTGCTCTTCGAATGGCTTCGATTAAAGAAAGCGGAGAAGAACTTGGCAGCTCAAATGGATATATAGCAACTATGGCGCGGCTGGTAGAACTAACGGATAAGAAAAAAGAGCTTTGGAGTAGGCTTTTACCATTCGAAAGCTTGGTGAACGTTTCTGCAGACCTTAATTCCGGTGAAGCTAAGTTTATAGTGCCTGGTATTGTTGATGAAATACAGGCTCATTCTGTTATCAACACTGATGCTGATACGCCTTATGTGAGAACCGATGATGTTATTTACCAATTAAGAACTCAACCTAAGCCAGTGTTACGAAAGCCTAGTTGGTCTGACTACTTTTATGACGAAAATAAAATGGTATCGCACAAGCCTATTCTTGAGCTGCTTCCGTCAAATCAAGAAGAAGAAGAAGTATTTCTTCAAGCTGTTGAAGATGGTTGGTCAATGGGGGAAGAACAAGCTATTACAGAGATGCGTTCAAGAGCAATTCAGGCGTTCGTTGATGCAACGGGTATGGTTAGATACATAAACGCAGTGGAATTAAATCACTTAAACAAACCAGGAATGATAGTTGAAAATGTGGGTGTGACAATCCAAGGGAATCAGATGGGGCTTGGGACACAATATGTCTCTCTTGATGGGCTCGCGTCTTGGCAAAGTGATAGCGATCAGTATGATTCGCCAATTACAGAACCAAGAGGGTCAATTAGAAAAGAAATCACCAGCAGAGTTGTAAATGGAGAGCTCAGCATTCAAGAAATTGAAGATTCATACATCAAGTTAGGTATGGATTAA
- a CDS encoding ATPase, T2SS/T4P/T4SS family: MQKKIPLLNVSSEMTDVEISQILWTAIDLNASDILIDYGYRVRVDVNGTIHEITDRTMQPNACKKILLYMLGSKASLLNSVNSAEPVFFAHITKNPDDKTKVRSFRVAALTSRSLIYGKTFKLVGRLNPDTPKNAQQLNIEPELVDVVQKNRKGIALFVGGTGTGKTTTMAGIIRTVLETPSNGKHILVFEDPPEISYEKVKKATGNSISVHEVGPIETDSDVLSFGSGLRTALRLRPNILVQGELRSKESIEYALNFSNTGHFLLATLHANSCKSAISRIFNMIDGDDKKAVLGSFINELSTVVAQILVHTIDGGRIAIRETVYLDSELRGHLLAAKTDIEIGIIIQQHLIERGNTFAQQLKNLYDNGIIAPESLMMEELV; this comes from the coding sequence ATGCAAAAAAAAATACCCCTACTAAATGTCTCAAGTGAAATGACGGATGTTGAAATCAGTCAAATATTATGGACTGCCATTGACTTAAATGCATCAGACATTCTCATCGACTATGGCTATCGCGTACGAGTGGATGTAAATGGAACGATCCATGAAATCACAGATAGGACAATGCAACCTAATGCGTGTAAAAAAATCTTGCTTTATATGCTCGGTTCAAAGGCTTCACTTCTTAATTCAGTTAATAGTGCAGAGCCTGTCTTCTTTGCTCACATCACTAAAAACCCAGATGATAAAACCAAGGTTCGAAGCTTTCGAGTTGCCGCATTAACTTCAAGATCCTTGATTTACGGAAAAACGTTCAAACTAGTCGGTCGACTAAACCCTGACACACCCAAGAATGCTCAGCAGTTGAATATAGAACCTGAACTTGTGGATGTTGTTCAAAAAAATCGTAAAGGTATTGCTCTGTTTGTAGGTGGCACAGGAACGGGAAAAACAACCACAATGGCAGGTATTATCAGGACAGTTCTCGAAACACCTTCGAACGGTAAGCACATACTAGTGTTTGAAGACCCACCTGAAATTAGCTATGAAAAAGTCAAGAAAGCTACAGGGAACTCTATATCTGTTCATGAGGTTGGTCCAATTGAGACTGATTCGGACGTACTTTCGTTTGGTAGCGGATTAAGAACCGCATTGAGATTGCGACCTAACATTCTCGTTCAGGGAGAATTAAGGTCGAAAGAATCAATTGAATATGCATTAAATTTTTCAAATACAGGACACTTCTTATTGGCAACATTGCATGCAAATTCTTGCAAAAGTGCTATTTCGCGTATTTTCAACATGATTGATGGGGATGATAAGAAGGCTGTATTGGGCAGTTTTATTAATGAACTATCAACAGTCGTTGCTCAAATTTTAGTACATACAATTGACGGTGGTAGAATCGCAATTCGTGAAACTGTGTATTTAGATTCTGAATTGAGGGGCCATTTACTGGCTGCAAAAACTGATATTGAAATTGGCATCATTATCCAACAACACCTAATTGAACGAGGAAATACCTTTGCTCAGCAACTTAAAAACTTGTATGACAATGGAATCATAGCCCCTGAATCATTGATGATGGAGGAGCTTGTATGA
- a CDS encoding GspE/PulE family protein, translated as MNTQVSVLDNSNTKLVPLNGSDLIETNQNGSLSAYINSPDERPFGIYINATAFTKKSDLTWDIGEIIGSEKILNPAYGKTYLVARNKLSIDGTISEVITLLISSEGAKQYQQIKTSLFSDLSIDSVKGVNLVNVLCVNELICSLSEYTGSKAYAGNDDEGRVFKEISSEIMKLYPSCSDIHFEVSDIPGETKVRIREDGDLKIFKEYPFDFLYETVDIAYNVIGGDKANGSTIQGNNLNWNKPQTGKFIYSFGQSTIEMRVEFAPRTTERGGDLVCRITSGLKETTVRPLADTGYHPRQLRMIKSLSSMKQGNVLLSGVTGSGKTQSLYSIFDYLLDKYAGTRKFVTAENPIEMNLKGVSQVNLEDNSDSSDKRSNTLDGQFDRIAQCFMRLDPDIMGTGEVRCHDSAKFSIEAARTGHLCLSTIHTASAHDVPGRLDGFSIPRAVYQSPSALSIVIAQSLLRTICIHCSKTADELPDDSQLVYKTLKKLSALELVEFLPKIRFPTTGGCEKCDYSPDGRKGRTPVAEVLVPDKTIRAYWCDGEDMKAKAHWYETGGFTKLEHALYKMFLGQLDPEIIESEVDLLENSAHLRKELGVALFNPML; from the coding sequence ATGAATACTCAAGTTTCAGTTTTAGACAATTCAAATACTAAATTAGTACCTTTAAACGGTTCAGATTTAATTGAAACAAATCAAAATGGTTCACTTTCAGCGTACATTAACAGCCCTGATGAACGCCCTTTTGGCATCTACATTAATGCTACTGCGTTTACAAAAAAATCTGACCTTACATGGGACATAGGCGAAATAATAGGTTCAGAAAAGATCCTGAACCCTGCTTATGGCAAAACCTATTTGGTTGCTAGAAACAAACTCTCCATAGATGGCACTATAAGTGAAGTTATCACTCTTCTAATTAGTAGTGAGGGAGCTAAACAATATCAGCAAATTAAAACATCCTTATTTTCTGATTTAAGCATTGATAGTGTAAAAGGTGTCAATTTAGTTAATGTACTTTGTGTTAATGAATTAATCTGCTCTTTATCAGAGTATACAGGCTCAAAAGCATACGCCGGAAACGATGATGAAGGCCGAGTATTTAAAGAAATATCATCAGAAATAATGAAGTTATACCCTTCATGCAGTGACATTCACTTTGAAGTTTCCGATATACCTGGAGAAACTAAAGTTCGTATTAGGGAAGATGGAGATCTTAAAATCTTCAAAGAATACCCTTTCGACTTTCTATATGAGACCGTTGATATTGCCTATAACGTAATTGGTGGGGATAAAGCCAATGGCAGTACAATTCAGGGCAATAACTTGAATTGGAATAAGCCACAAACAGGCAAGTTTATCTACAGCTTTGGCCAATCAACGATCGAAATGCGCGTTGAATTCGCCCCTCGTACAACAGAAAGAGGCGGGGACCTTGTCTGTCGTATAACGAGTGGCTTGAAAGAAACAACTGTAAGACCTCTTGCTGACACTGGATACCACCCTCGTCAATTGCGAATGATAAAATCACTATCATCAATGAAGCAAGGTAACGTATTGCTTTCAGGCGTTACAGGTTCAGGTAAGACCCAATCTTTGTATTCGATCTTTGACTATTTATTGGATAAATATGCTGGCACAAGAAAGTTCGTAACAGCTGAAAACCCAATCGAGATGAATCTTAAAGGGGTTTCACAAGTTAACCTCGAAGACAACTCGGACTCATCAGACAAAAGAAGCAATACTCTAGATGGTCAATTTGACCGGATCGCCCAATGTTTCATGAGGCTTGACCCAGACATTATGGGTACAGGCGAAGTACGCTGCCATGACTCTGCAAAATTCTCAATAGAAGCGGCTCGAACTGGCCACCTATGTTTATCAACGATTCATACGGCGTCAGCACACGATGTACCAGGAAGACTAGACGGCTTTTCAATTCCACGAGCAGTCTATCAATCTCCAAGCGCACTTTCTATCGTCATTGCGCAATCACTTCTTAGAACGATATGCATTCACTGTAGTAAAACTGCAGATGAACTTCCGGACGATTCTCAGCTCGTGTACAAAACTCTGAAAAAATTATCTGCGTTAGAGCTTGTTGAGTTTTTACCTAAAATCCGATTCCCAACCACTGGTGGTTGTGAAAAATGCGATTACTCCCCAGATGGCCGAAAAGGGAGAACCCCAGTTGCTGAAGTACTTGTTCCAGACAAAACAATTCGTGCATATTGGTGCGATGGTGAAGATATGAAGGCCAAGGCACATTGGTATGAAACAGGGGGGTTCACTAAGTTGGAACACGCTTTATACAAAATGTTTCTTGGTCAGTTAGACCCTGAAATTATTGAGAGTGAAGTTGACCTTCTGGAAAACAGTGCTCACTTACGAAAGGAGCTAGGTGTTGCGTTATTCAACCCAATGCTGTGA
- the rdgC gene encoding recombination-associated protein RdgC, with product MFENLSIYTLPTDFRLNLEDNKDNLIKLSSKPLSGSQDSRLGWISPMNNEDPFVSLERDTLFLVERRYKSVAPSTLKEAINQHILKLAQDSPETWGPKAKVTKAQKKDLSDMVWAALIKQAHTQFSKTYVLVSQELNMVLIGSIKDSHSEDVIDLFRATFKSFPAKPLELNKAANDSFLEWLGENGTPDQFELRDGGLVMESRHNKKNKVSYNSQIMSSDEINANILADKKPTKVELAWDDSLAFCLDSNMKFSKFKLQGILKERIKSSVELGAGGKGDGTLSEVIEKNRLKTMSKCSLTRLSIVSMLKNLLPAMGGYKGTHRTNSDQDKDDVSKLINGFEATT from the coding sequence ATGTTTGAAAATCTATCCATATACACACTTCCAACTGACTTTCGTCTCAATTTAGAAGATAACAAAGACAACCTCATTAAGCTGTCTTCAAAGCCCCTATCAGGCTCTCAAGATAGCAGGCTCGGTTGGATTTCACCGATGAACAATGAGGACCCATTTGTTTCGTTAGAGCGTGACACATTATTTCTAGTTGAGCGGCGTTATAAGTCTGTTGCTCCGAGCACCCTAAAAGAAGCGATAAATCAACACATCCTGAAATTGGCTCAGGACTCTCCAGAAACATGGGGACCAAAGGCCAAAGTGACTAAAGCGCAGAAAAAAGATTTGTCTGACATGGTATGGGCTGCATTGATAAAGCAAGCTCACACACAATTTTCAAAGACGTACGTTTTGGTTAGCCAGGAACTTAATATGGTCTTAATAGGCTCAATCAAAGATAGTCATTCTGAGGATGTGATTGATTTGTTTAGGGCTACTTTTAAGTCATTCCCAGCTAAACCGTTAGAGCTAAACAAGGCGGCTAACGACTCATTCTTGGAGTGGCTTGGTGAAAATGGTACCCCTGATCAATTTGAACTACGAGACGGCGGTTTAGTCATGGAGAGTCGCCACAATAAGAAGAACAAAGTTAGCTATAATTCTCAAATAATGAGTTCCGATGAAATCAATGCAAATATACTTGCCGATAAAAAGCCTACTAAGGTTGAACTTGCTTGGGATGATTCTCTTGCTTTTTGTCTTGATTCAAATATGAAATTCTCAAAATTCAAACTTCAAGGCATTCTCAAAGAAAGAATCAAGTCATCTGTTGAGTTAGGTGCTGGTGGTAAAGGAGACGGTACCCTATCCGAAGTAATTGAAAAGAATCGACTAAAAACTATGTCAAAGTGCTCTCTTACTAGACTCTCAATAGTATCAATGCTTAAAAACTTACTGCCTGCTATGGGCGGGTACAAAGGCACACACAGAACAAACTCTGATCAGGATAAGGACGATGTATCAAAGCTCATCAATGGATTTGAAGCGACAACTTGA